From Sphingomonas hengshuiensis, one genomic window encodes:
- a CDS encoding TonB-dependent receptor plug domain-containing protein, with translation MIQRNGIRATLLGSVFALGTLSALPAMAQVAEDAPVSEEGEAIVVTGSRISSANVVSVSPITTISSEEFAQRGTVRTEDLVNQLPQVFAAQGAANSNEATGTAQVDLRGLTPSRTLVLVNGRRLPYGSPKNIPSDLNQVPTPLIQSVEVLTGGASAVYGSDAIAGVVNFKLMDNFNGFRMTGSVGGYQHNNDRGELRDLLDSRNAAVPGAYPKPDGSVWNGFTTEISAVAGGNLADGRGNVTAYATYRKVNAILQADYDYSACALGTTGTGGNTYSCSGSGTNAPANLTNAGGIAGLPTSFRVSDGQFVAGTQTYNFAPYNYYQRPDERYSFGATAHYEVNDHFKPYLELAFMDDRSVAQIAPGVNSAGININANGINGINCDNPFLSTQQANFLCTSRGLSTASTYDAQGNYAGPASVAEGVLVARRNVEGGNRQDDIQHQTYRVVAGTKGSVFGPFNYDLYGIYSKVSYRSRFSGDSNRQRTANAFNAVRNSTGQIVCAINADANPNNNDANCAPLDYFGASASQAATDYVAEVKSITGDTSLINIVGVIEGNLGTYGIQSPFADNGIGIAFGLEYRKNSVDYQPDEIYQASASPELPISGSTAAKEFFGELIVPLVESRPFFDTLSFEGAYRYSDYDTGFKTDTYKLGLNWAPVRDVRFRGSYQRAVRAPNVIELFSSQTLFEVELTENADGSYDPCSGATPIATFAQCARTGVTAAQYGNIVDNPAGQFNSLIGGNPDLQPETAKTLSLGAVFEPSFVRGLTISVDYFDIKVENLVGSVNPNLSLANCLSSGDAYFCNQIQRSPAGSLWQGEAGYFRRFNVNTGSLQTKGVDVAVDYRMNLDDLGIGGGRLSFNLAGTYLDSYKTVPLPNSPSADVYECAGLYAGLCGRPRPEWRHKLTTIWAPSSAFNVALGWRFVSSVKIAQTSDQPALTGSYAALNEQLNARSYFDLSTALTVRKDFTLRLGVNNILDKDPPLTTTSAIEDGGNGNTYPQFYDATGRYLFLSASIGF, from the coding sequence ATGATCCAACGCAACGGAATTCGCGCGACTTTGCTCGGCTCGGTCTTCGCGCTCGGCACGCTTTCGGCGCTGCCCGCGATGGCGCAGGTCGCCGAAGACGCGCCGGTAAGCGAGGAAGGCGAAGCCATCGTCGTCACCGGCTCGCGCATCAGCTCGGCCAATGTCGTCAGCGTCAGCCCGATTACGACGATCTCGTCCGAAGAGTTCGCCCAGCGCGGCACGGTGCGCACCGAGGATCTGGTGAACCAGTTGCCACAGGTGTTCGCGGCGCAGGGGGCCGCCAATTCGAACGAAGCGACCGGCACGGCACAGGTCGATCTTCGTGGGCTCACGCCGTCGCGCACGCTGGTCCTCGTGAACGGTCGGCGGCTGCCCTATGGCTCGCCCAAGAACATCCCGTCGGATCTCAACCAGGTGCCGACGCCGCTGATCCAGTCGGTCGAAGTGCTCACCGGCGGCGCATCCGCGGTCTATGGCTCGGACGCGATCGCCGGCGTGGTCAATTTCAAGCTGATGGACAATTTCAACGGCTTCCGCATGACGGGCAGCGTCGGCGGCTATCAGCACAATAACGATCGCGGCGAACTGCGCGACTTGCTGGACAGCCGGAACGCGGCGGTCCCGGGTGCCTATCCCAAGCCCGACGGCAGCGTGTGGAACGGCTTCACGACCGAGATTTCGGCGGTCGCGGGCGGCAATCTTGCCGATGGTCGCGGCAACGTCACGGCCTATGCCACCTATCGCAAGGTCAATGCGATCCTCCAGGCCGATTATGATTACAGCGCGTGCGCGCTGGGCACCACCGGCACCGGCGGCAACACCTATTCGTGCAGCGGATCGGGCACCAATGCCCCCGCCAACCTGACCAATGCGGGCGGTATCGCCGGGCTGCCGACCTCGTTCCGCGTATCGGACGGCCAGTTCGTCGCGGGCACCCAGACCTATAATTTCGCGCCCTATAACTATTACCAGCGCCCCGATGAGCGCTATTCGTTCGGCGCGACGGCGCATTACGAAGTGAACGACCATTTCAAGCCGTATCTCGAACTGGCGTTCATGGATGATCGCTCGGTGGCGCAGATCGCGCCGGGCGTGAACAGCGCCGGCATCAACATCAATGCCAACGGCATCAACGGGATCAATTGCGACAACCCGTTCCTGAGCACGCAGCAGGCCAATTTCCTGTGCACCAGCCGCGGCCTGTCGACCGCCAGCACCTATGACGCGCAGGGCAATTATGCCGGCCCGGCTTCGGTCGCAGAGGGCGTGCTGGTCGCGCGCCGCAACGTCGAAGGCGGCAACCGCCAGGACGACATCCAGCACCAGACCTATCGCGTCGTCGCGGGGACCAAGGGTTCGGTTTTCGGCCCGTTCAACTATGATTTGTACGGCATCTATTCGAAGGTCAGCTATCGCAGCCGCTTCTCGGGCGACTCCAATCGCCAGCGCACGGCCAATGCGTTCAACGCGGTGCGCAACTCGACCGGCCAGATCGTCTGCGCGATCAATGCCGATGCCAATCCGAACAACAACGACGCCAATTGCGCGCCGCTCGACTATTTCGGCGCCTCGGCCAGCCAGGCTGCGACGGACTATGTCGCCGAAGTGAAGAGCATCACCGGCGACACCAGCCTGATCAACATCGTCGGCGTGATCGAGGGCAATCTGGGCACCTATGGCATCCAGTCGCCCTTTGCGGACAATGGCATCGGCATCGCCTTCGGCCTCGAATATCGCAAGAACAGCGTCGATTACCAGCCGGACGAAATCTATCAGGCTTCCGCCAGCCCCGAGCTGCCGATCAGCGGTTCGACCGCGGCGAAGGAGTTTTTCGGCGAGCTGATCGTGCCGCTGGTCGAAAGCCGCCCGTTCTTCGACACGCTCTCGTTCGAAGGCGCCTATCGCTATTCGGACTATGACACCGGCTTCAAGACCGACACCTACAAGCTGGGGCTGAACTGGGCGCCGGTGCGCGACGTGCGCTTCCGCGGTTCGTACCAGCGCGCGGTGCGTGCGCCGAACGTGATCGAGCTGTTCTCGAGCCAGACGCTGTTCGAAGTCGAGCTGACCGAGAATGCCGATGGGTCCTACGATCCCTGCTCGGGCGCGACCCCGATCGCGACCTTCGCGCAATGCGCACGCACGGGCGTGACGGCGGCGCAATATGGGAATATCGTCGACAATCCGGCGGGCCAGTTCAACTCGCTGATCGGTGGTAACCCGGACCTCCAGCCGGAGACGGCGAAGACGCTGTCGCTCGGCGCGGTGTTCGAGCCGAGCTTCGTCCGCGGGCTGACCATCTCGGTCGATTATTTCGACATCAAGGTCGAGAACCTCGTCGGCAGCGTCAACCCGAACCTCTCGCTGGCGAACTGCCTGTCGAGCGGGGATGCGTATTTCTGCAACCAGATCCAACGCAGCCCGGCGGGGTCGCTGTGGCAGGGCGAGGCGGGGTATTTCCGCCGCTTCAACGTCAACACCGGCTCGCTCCAGACCAAGGGCGTCGACGTCGCCGTCGATTACCGGATGAACCTCGACGATCTCGGCATCGGCGGCGGGCGGCTGAGCTTCAACCTCGCGGGCACCTATCTCGACTCGTACAAGACGGTGCCGCTGCCCAATTCGCCGAGCGCCGACGTGTATGAATGCGCGGGGCTCTATGCCGGGCTGTGCGGGCGTCCGCGTCCCGAATGGCGCCACAAGCTGACGACGATCTGGGCGCCGAGCAGCGCGTTCAACGTGGCGCTCGGCTGGCGCTTCGTGTCGTCGGTCAAGATCGCGCAGACGAGCGATCAGCCCGCGCTCACCGGCAGCTATGCCGCGCTCAACGAGCAACTCAACGCGCGCAGCTATTTCGATCTGTCGACGGCGCTCACCGTGCGCAAGGACTTCACGCTCCGCCTGGGCGTGAACAACATCCTCGACAAGGACCCCCCCCTCACCACGACTTCGGCGATCGAGGATGGCGGCAACGGCAACACCTACCCGCAATTCTATGACGCGACCGGCCGCTATCTCTTCCTGAGCGCGTCGATCGGCTTCTGA
- a CDS encoding M20/M25/M40 family metallo-hydrolase, whose product MNHGFARRVAALVLVSVGGAALPAAAQKAAAVTDTDRAMARAILEEAIATPTAKGRGQVPVLAEKFAKRLREAGFRDEDIQMLPVEIDGEKTVGLVVRYAGRNPAAKPIAFLGHMDVVDALKENWATDPYVPTEKDGYIYGRGSTDNKAGVTALVATFIRLKKAGFVPERDLLLAFSGDEETGMLTTRKLIEHPWVARAEYALNSDAGGGSVTADGKYDFNIQAAEKTNASFAISASNPGGHSSVPRPENAIYELADAIKKVQSVRFPVEFNEITRIMVTDLAAEKGGALGAALTTLLANPTDAAARAEVEKYPQYSNLLQTTCVGTMLQAGNAPNALPQNATLTVNCRIFPGTPVAAVQAKLVEAIGNDKIRFALIGEAVESPVSPVNPALFATLQRSVRKVYPGVELKPSMSSGGTDGREFRKRGIPTYGAGALPLRMPEDSRAHGTDERVPIAAYLRQLDYWDALLRDLGSRAK is encoded by the coding sequence ATGAATCACGGATTTGCTCGGCGCGTCGCGGCGCTGGTGCTGGTGTCTGTCGGCGGAGCGGCTCTGCCTGCCGCGGCGCAGAAGGCGGCGGCGGTGACCGACACAGATCGCGCCATGGCCCGGGCAATCCTGGAGGAAGCCATTGCCACGCCGACCGCCAAGGGGCGGGGGCAGGTGCCGGTGCTGGCGGAGAAATTCGCCAAGCGCCTGCGCGAAGCGGGCTTTCGCGACGAGGATATCCAGATGCTGCCCGTCGAGATCGACGGCGAGAAGACCGTGGGGCTGGTGGTGCGCTATGCCGGCCGCAACCCGGCGGCGAAGCCCATCGCGTTCCTCGGCCATATGGACGTGGTCGACGCGCTCAAGGAGAATTGGGCGACCGATCCCTATGTGCCGACCGAGAAGGACGGCTATATCTATGGCCGCGGCTCGACCGACAACAAGGCGGGGGTCACCGCGCTGGTCGCCACGTTCATCCGGCTGAAGAAAGCGGGCTTCGTGCCCGAGCGCGATCTGCTCCTCGCCTTTTCGGGAGACGAGGAGACCGGCATGCTGACCACGCGCAAGCTGATCGAGCATCCCTGGGTGGCGCGCGCCGAATATGCGCTCAATTCGGATGCCGGCGGCGGTTCGGTGACCGCCGACGGCAAATATGATTTCAATATCCAGGCAGCGGAAAAGACCAACGCCAGCTTCGCGATCTCGGCGAGCAACCCGGGCGGCCACAGCTCGGTGCCGCGCCCCGAGAACGCGATCTACGAACTCGCCGACGCGATCAAGAAGGTCCAGTCGGTGCGCTTCCCGGTCGAGTTCAACGAGATCACGCGCATCATGGTCACCGACCTCGCGGCGGAGAAGGGCGGGGCGCTCGGCGCTGCGCTGACGACGCTGCTGGCCAACCCGACCGACGCCGCGGCGCGCGCCGAGGTGGAGAAATATCCGCAATATTCGAACCTGCTCCAAACCACCTGTGTCGGCACGATGCTCCAGGCGGGCAACGCCCCCAACGCGCTGCCACAGAATGCGACGCTCACCGTCAATTGCCGCATCTTCCCCGGCACCCCGGTCGCGGCGGTGCAGGCGAAGCTGGTCGAGGCGATTGGCAACGACAAGATCCGCTTCGCGCTGATCGGCGAGGCGGTCGAGAGCCCGGTATCGCCGGTGAACCCCGCGCTGTTCGCGACGCTGCAACGGTCGGTACGCAAGGTCTATCCCGGGGTCGAGCTCAAGCCGAGCATGTCGTCGGGCGGCACCGATGGGCGCGAGTTCCGCAAGCGCGGCATCCCCACCTATGGCGCCGGTGCGTTGCCGCTGCGGATGCCCGAGGACAGCCGTGCGCACGGCACCGACGAGCGCGTGCCGATCGCCGCCTATCTGCGTCAGCTCGATTATTGGGATGCGCTGCTGCGCGACCTGGGGAGCCGCGCGAAGTGA
- a CDS encoding M24 family metallopeptidase produces the protein MSLGRRGVLGLAAAGTALGAAPRALAKPQSPAIATALPITRAEREARLARVQAELRRRNLSALLVEAGSSLVYFTGVDWWRSERTTAAVIPAEGPVLIVTPFFEEPSIREMLDVPGDVRVWQEDESPFALIADWLKAKKLAGGTLAIEETARFFIVDGIRALLPDLRTVSGADVVNALRLIKSPAEIALVQRANDILNAAYRATHPQVQRGMTATEINAIMTAEIARLGGQRGSSSAQIGPGSALPHGSKERLKLSEGLIVLMDCVCTIEGYHADISRTFVHGAPSAEQRKAFSDARRGQDIAMQAARIGAAAGSVDDAVRGYYEKLGYGPRYRLPGLSHRTGHGIGLDVHEPVNLVHGEATPLAAGMCFSNEPGLYFPGSFGVRVEDCFYMTDRGPRYFTQPPPSLDQPFG, from the coding sequence GTGAGCCTCGGCCGTCGCGGAGTGCTGGGGCTCGCCGCTGCGGGCACTGCGCTCGGGGCGGCACCGCGCGCGTTGGCCAAGCCGCAATCCCCGGCGATCGCCACCGCCCTGCCGATCACGCGCGCCGAGCGCGAGGCGCGGCTGGCGCGGGTTCAGGCCGAGCTGCGACGCCGCAACCTCTCTGCATTGCTCGTCGAGGCGGGATCGTCGCTCGTTTATTTTACCGGAGTCGACTGGTGGCGCAGCGAACGCACCACCGCCGCGGTGATCCCCGCGGAAGGCCCGGTGCTGATCGTCACGCCCTTCTTCGAAGAACCGTCGATCCGCGAGATGCTCGACGTCCCCGGCGACGTGCGGGTGTGGCAGGAGGATGAAAGTCCGTTCGCGCTGATCGCGGACTGGCTCAAGGCGAAGAAGCTGGCCGGCGGCACGCTGGCGATCGAGGAGACTGCGCGCTTCTTCATCGTCGACGGCATCCGCGCGCTGCTGCCCGATCTGCGCACCGTGTCGGGGGCGGACGTGGTCAACGCGCTGCGGCTGATCAAGAGCCCCGCCGAAATTGCGCTGGTGCAGCGTGCGAACGATATCCTCAACGCGGCGTACCGCGCGACGCACCCGCAGGTGCAGCGCGGCATGACCGCGACCGAGATCAACGCGATCATGACCGCCGAGATCGCACGGCTGGGCGGCCAGCGCGGATCGAGCAGTGCCCAGATCGGTCCCGGCAGCGCGCTGCCGCATGGTTCGAAGGAGCGGCTGAAGCTGAGCGAGGGCTTGATCGTGCTGATGGACTGCGTCTGCACGATCGAGGGCTATCACGCCGACATTTCGCGCACCTTCGTCCACGGCGCGCCCTCGGCGGAGCAGCGCAAGGCCTTTAGCGATGCCCGGCGCGGGCAGGACATCGCGATGCAGGCGGCGCGGATCGGCGCGGCTGCGGGCAGCGTCGACGATGCGGTGCGCGGCTATTACGAAAAGCTCGGTTACGGCCCGCGCTACCGGCTGCCCGGGCTGTCGCATCGCACGGGACATGGCATAGGGCTCGACGTCCATGAGCCGGTCAATCTCGTCCATGGCGAGGCCACGCCGCTGGCCGCGGGCATGTGCTTCTCGAACGAGCCGGGCCTCTATTTCCCCGGCAGCTTCGGCGTCCGCGTCGAGGATTGCTTCTACATGACCGATCGCGGCCCGCGCTATTTCACGCAGCCGCCCCCCTCGCTCGACCAGCCCTTTGGCTAG
- a CDS encoding M24 family metallopeptidase, producing the protein MSPLKALTMGSAAALALPIPHASAAPCTPTQSEASMSPAMPAILPLREQAVLRDRWLQQRFETVLPALMRENGIDMWILVAREYLEDPVMTTMLNATNLRARRRTILIFFDPGQGKPIERLVVSKHGMGDLYEPVWDMDKQPDQWARVRELVAARNPRKIALNTSSLTAFADGITHSQYTDLMAALTPAMRERIVPGYPLAIGWLETRTPQEMVRYAEAVRAAHAIIGEGFSAKVVKPGVTTNEDLVWWYRQRVNDLGFGSWFHPSVEVTRKGTPGVLREQAGVIQKGDMLRVDFGIVYLGFNTDTQHVAYVLRDGESDAPAGLRAGLLDSNCVQDAVTSEFRVGVTGNEVLNRARGKAIAQGLKPTIYSHPIGYHGHAAGSSIGLSEEQKFVPTGEYKLRPNIAWSIELKATRTVPEWGNQEVDFKSEEDAFFDGQTVRYIDGRQTRFHLIGAE; encoded by the coding sequence ATGTCTCCCCTCAAGGCCCTGACCATGGGCAGCGCCGCCGCGCTCGCCCTGCCGATCCCGCATGCCTCGGCGGCGCCGTGCACGCCGACCCAGAGCGAGGCGTCGATGTCGCCCGCCATGCCCGCGATTCTGCCGCTGCGCGAGCAGGCGGTGCTGCGCGACCGGTGGCTGCAACAGCGGTTCGAAACCGTCCTGCCCGCGCTGATGCGCGAGAACGGGATCGACATGTGGATCCTCGTCGCCCGCGAATATCTCGAAGACCCGGTGATGACGACGATGCTCAACGCCACCAATTTGCGCGCGCGGCGCCGCACGATCCTGATCTTCTTCGATCCGGGTCAGGGCAAGCCGATCGAGCGGCTGGTGGTGAGCAAGCACGGCATGGGCGACCTGTACGAACCCGTATGGGACATGGACAAACAGCCCGACCAATGGGCGCGCGTCCGCGAACTCGTTGCCGCGCGCAATCCCAGGAAGATCGCGCTCAACACGTCGTCGCTGACGGCGTTCGCGGACGGCATCACCCACAGCCAATATACCGACCTGATGGCTGCGCTGACGCCGGCGATGCGCGAACGGATCGTGCCCGGCTATCCGCTGGCGATCGGCTGGCTCGAGACGCGTACGCCGCAGGAAATGGTGCGTTATGCCGAGGCGGTGCGCGCGGCGCATGCGATCATCGGCGAGGGCTTTTCGGCGAAGGTCGTCAAGCCCGGCGTGACCACCAACGAGGATCTGGTGTGGTGGTATCGCCAACGCGTCAACGACCTGGGCTTCGGTTCGTGGTTCCATCCCTCGGTAGAGGTCACGCGCAAAGGCACGCCGGGCGTACTGCGCGAACAGGCCGGCGTGATCCAGAAGGGCGACATGCTGCGCGTCGATTTCGGGATCGTCTATCTGGGCTTCAACACCGATACCCAGCATGTCGCCTATGTGCTGCGCGACGGCGAGAGCGATGCCCCGGCGGGGCTGAGGGCCGGGCTGCTCGACAGCAACTGTGTTCAGGATGCGGTGACGTCCGAATTCCGCGTCGGCGTGACGGGCAACGAAGTGCTCAACCGCGCCCGCGGCAAGGCGATCGCGCAGGGGCTGAAGCCGACCATCTATTCGCACCCGATCGGCTATCACGGTCACGCCGCGGGCAGCAGTATCGGCCTGTCGGAGGAGCAGAAGTTCGTTCCCACCGGCGAATATAAGCTGCGCCCGAACATCGCCTGGTCGATCGAACTCAAGGCGACCCGCACGGTGCCCGAATGGGGCAATCAGGAAGTCGACTTCAAGAGCGAGGAAGACGCGTTCTTCGACGGCCAGACCGTGCGCTACATCGACGGTCGCCAGACCAGGTTCCACCTGATCGGCGCGGAATAA
- a CDS encoding M24 family metallopeptidase — protein sequence MLAVTAAALAPTEQDVPARSAVLQMPAILPLERRAETEDRWLKQRFETVLPMLMRRDKVQMWVLVAGEYNEDPIVETMLPATWLHARRRTILVFFDPGAGKPIEKLALARYPVGDFAPAWNPDEQPDQWAELAKIIAARNPSTIALNRSEGFPLADGLSSTHYEAIVRALGPDLSKRLVAHERLGLGWLETRIPNEMATYPIISRISHAIIEEGFSELVITPGVTTSDDVVWYFRNRIAELKLDTWFQPSVAIQRADGGKFSVQEMGHRGDAIIMPGDMLHVDFGITYLGLNTDIQRLAYVLKPGEIQAPKGLRDGMAAMNRVRAATIAALKPGSTGNEVLATARRQIEREGIEGTIYSHPIGYHGHGAGTWIGAWESQKPAPGRGEYRIDPNTAWSIELNAEAKVPEWGGQKVRFMHEEDGFLSPDGSFRFLDGGQESFILVPRP from the coding sequence ATGCTGGCAGTTACCGCGGCGGCGCTCGCGCCGACGGAACAGGACGTTCCTGCGCGCTCCGCGGTGCTGCAGATGCCCGCCATCCTGCCGCTGGAACGCCGGGCCGAGACCGAGGATCGCTGGCTCAAGCAGCGGTTCGAGACAGTGCTGCCGATGCTGATGCGGCGCGACAAGGTGCAGATGTGGGTCCTTGTCGCCGGCGAATATAACGAGGACCCGATCGTCGAGACGATGCTGCCCGCCACCTGGCTGCACGCGCGGCGCCGCACGATCCTGGTGTTCTTCGATCCGGGCGCGGGCAAGCCGATCGAGAAGCTGGCGCTGGCGCGCTATCCGGTCGGGGATTTCGCCCCGGCTTGGAACCCCGACGAACAGCCCGATCAATGGGCCGAACTCGCCAAGATCATCGCGGCGCGCAATCCGTCGACCATTGCGCTCAACAGGTCCGAGGGCTTCCCGCTCGCCGACGGGCTCAGCTCGACGCATTATGAGGCGATCGTGCGCGCGCTGGGCCCGGACCTGTCGAAGCGGCTGGTGGCACATGAGCGGCTGGGGCTGGGCTGGCTGGAGACGCGCATCCCCAACGAGATGGCGACCTACCCCATAATCTCGCGCATATCGCACGCGATCATCGAAGAGGGATTTTCCGAACTGGTGATCACGCCGGGGGTTACCACGTCGGACGATGTCGTCTGGTACTTCCGCAATCGCATCGCCGAGTTGAAGCTCGACACCTGGTTCCAGCCCAGCGTCGCGATCCAGCGCGCCGATGGAGGCAAGTTCAGCGTGCAGGAAATGGGGCATCGCGGCGACGCGATCATCATGCCCGGCGACATGCTCCACGTCGATTTCGGCATCACCTATCTGGGGCTGAACACCGATATCCAGCGGCTCGCCTATGTGCTCAAGCCTGGCGAGATACAGGCGCCCAAGGGGCTGCGCGACGGGATGGCGGCGATGAACCGCGTCCGTGCCGCCACCATCGCCGCACTCAAACCCGGCAGCACCGGCAACGAAGTCCTCGCCACCGCGCGCCGGCAGATCGAGCGCGAGGGGATCGAGGGCACGATCTATTCGCACCCGATCGGCTATCACGGCCATGGCGCGGGAACCTGGATCGGCGCGTGGGAGAGCCAGAAGCCCGCGCCGGGACGCGGCGAGTATCGCATCGACCCCAACACCGCCTGGTCGATCGAACTCAACGCCGAAGCGAAGGTGCCCGAATGGGGCGGCCAGAAGGTGCGGTTCATGCATGAGGAAGACGGCTTCCTGTCACCCGATGGCAGCTTCCGCTTCCTCGATGGCGGGCAGGAGAGCTTCATCCTGGTGCCCAGGCCCTGA
- a CDS encoding glycosyltransferase family 2 protein, with product MTSLAVVIPLFDKRAFVAETIASLAGQEVPPDALILVDDASIDGSAEVAEQALAHHAAALAGTRVEWVRRAENGGPGAARNSGIERADCELLLCLDADDRLRPDALRYMRDIMDRHALAMAVIGYASDPAGEVFPELALLAAELAPIEEGLFGLADPLRAVAHPEFMMGRASNVVVRRRWIGAHRYERARLNEGVDFWYRVLKDVVAADAPVGLVAEPLIRFRVSPDSLSHRRCGDWRALEVPPTVLRYRTSADRRDRRMAAMLLARWHDHALGILPEDQRAPFLAQYRDLFETPDA from the coding sequence ATGACCAGCCTTGCGGTCGTGATCCCGCTGTTCGACAAACGGGCGTTCGTCGCGGAAACCATCGCCTCGCTTGCGGGACAGGAGGTCCCGCCCGACGCGCTGATCCTCGTCGACGACGCGAGCATCGATGGCAGCGCGGAGGTCGCGGAGCAGGCGCTTGCCCACCATGCCGCCGCGCTCGCGGGTACGCGCGTCGAGTGGGTGCGGCGGGCGGAGAATGGTGGCCCGGGGGCGGCGCGCAACAGCGGCATCGAACGCGCCGACTGCGAGCTTCTCCTCTGCCTCGACGCCGACGACAGGCTGCGCCCCGATGCACTGCGCTACATGCGCGACATCATGGACCGTCATGCGCTCGCAATGGCGGTGATCGGCTATGCGAGCGACCCCGCTGGCGAAGTGTTTCCGGAGCTTGCCCTGCTCGCCGCCGAGCTTGCGCCGATCGAGGAGGGGCTGTTCGGTCTCGCCGACCCGCTGCGCGCGGTCGCACACCCCGAATTCATGATGGGCCGCGCCAGCAACGTCGTCGTGCGGCGCCGCTGGATAGGCGCGCACCGCTATGAACGCGCCCGTCTCAACGAGGGCGTCGATTTCTGGTATCGCGTTCTGAAGGACGTCGTTGCCGCCGATGCGCCGGTGGGGTTGGTCGCGGAGCCCCTGATCCGTTTTCGCGTCTCCCCCGACAGCCTGTCGCACCGCCGCTGCGGCGACTGGCGCGCGTTAGAGGTCCCGCCGACCGTACTGCGCTATCGCACCAGCGCCGACCGCCGCGACCGGCGGATGGCGGCAATGCTCCTCGCGCGCTGGCACGACCACGCGCTGGGCATCTTGCCCGAGGACCAGCGGGCGCCGTTCCTGGCGCAGTATCGCGACTTGTTCGAGACGCCCGACGCATGA
- a CDS encoding phenylacetate--CoA ligase family protein: MTGPGDAALLRDGFARARAHRFYRDHFAGIDDYGAAPPVDKAVLKPHLDGFAPGAEPRGVYLVRSGGSTQTPLVFPVDIDENHAQRHALATALMAGGMFDAATVALNLFGYADMYRTAAIIDDLLERCSATSLPMSAHARYEDVVATARRFAPTHLLATPSKLQLFAEFLRTGGVRLDIPQLLYAGEPLPASAAEAFAESFGTRRFWSLYGGAETGIWAWSDASRQPGLFRILPQIVVEVMAPDPDGFGELAVTNGYRKRFPVFRYLVGDVGRLVERDGVRLLELLGRNARSFLLAEQHFEVALFAPLAAGAEAFQIELRRGEQGWDRLALLLVDPGGKCAVDAAAAGLARLLHEAPRVGIDVRRVTMAALHHDPVTAKRPVIADFRR, translated from the coding sequence ATGACCGGCCCCGGCGATGCGGCGCTGCTGCGCGACGGTTTCGCCCGCGCACGCGCGCATCGTTTCTACCGCGACCATTTCGCCGGGATCGACGACTATGGCGCCGCGCCGCCGGTCGACAAGGCGGTGCTGAAGCCGCACCTCGACGGTTTCGCGCCCGGCGCCGAACCGCGCGGCGTCTATCTGGTCCGTTCGGGCGGGAGCACGCAGACCCCGCTCGTGTTTCCGGTCGACATCGACGAAAACCATGCCCAGCGCCATGCGCTCGCCACCGCGTTGATGGCCGGCGGGATGTTCGATGCGGCGACGGTCGCGCTCAACCTGTTCGGCTATGCCGACATGTACCGGACCGCGGCGATCATCGACGACCTGCTCGAACGCTGTAGCGCGACCTCGCTGCCGATGAGCGCGCATGCCCGGTACGAGGATGTCGTGGCGACGGCGCGGCGGTTCGCGCCGACGCATCTGCTCGCCACACCCTCGAAGCTTCAGCTGTTCGCAGAATTTCTCCGCACCGGCGGCGTGCGCCTGGATATTCCCCAGTTGCTCTATGCGGGCGAACCGCTCCCCGCGAGCGCCGCGGAAGCCTTTGCCGAAAGCTTCGGCACCCGGCGATTCTGGTCGCTCTACGGCGGCGCGGAGACCGGCATCTGGGCATGGTCCGACGCGAGCCGCCAGCCCGGGCTGTTCCGCATCCTGCCGCAGATCGTCGTCGAAGTGATGGCGCCCGACCCCGACGGGTTCGGCGAGCTCGCCGTCACCAACGGCTATCGCAAGCGCTTTCCCGTGTTCCGCTACCTCGTCGGCGATGTCGGCCGGCTGGTCGAGCGCGACGGCGTGCGCCTGCTCGAACTGCTCGGGCGTAACGCGCGCTCGTTCCTGCTTGCCGAGCAGCATTTCGAGGTCGCGCTGTTTGCACCCCTCGCAGCAGGGGCAGAGGCATTCCAGATTGAGTTGCGGCGCGGGGAGCAGGGCTGGGACCGCCTCGCGCTTCTGCTGGTCGATCCGGGCGGGAAATGCGCAGTCGATGCTGCGGCGGCGGGACTTGCCCGGCTATTGCACGAGGCGCCACGCGTCGGCATCGACGTGCGGCGCGTCACGATGGCGGCGCTGCACCACGACCCGGTTACGGCGAAGAGGCCGGTGATCGCCGATTTCCGGCGCTGA